The sequence GCCAGGACATGAGCGAGCGCGATCCGAAGTCGCTGCGCGAGTCGTATGACGCGTTCAAGATCGTGGTCGACAAGTACCCGAACAGCAAGTACGCACCGGACGCCGCGCAACGCATGCGCTATATCGTGAACGCGCTGGCGTCGCACGAAGTCCACGCGGCGGATTACTACTACCGCCGTGGCGCATATGTCGCCGCGATCAACCGCGCGCAACTGGCGCTGACGCAATACAAGAACGCGCCGGCTATTGAAGACGCACTGCACATCATGATGCTGTCGTACCAGAAGCTGAACCAGCCGCAACTGGCCGACGACACCAAGCGCGTGCTGGCCGGCACCTTCCCCGACAGCCCGTACATCACGGGTCATGCACGGCCGGGTAAGGAAAAGTCGTGGTGGCAGTTCTAAGCCGCACCACGGCACGCTGAAATTAAGCGTCAGCCTGGAATGAAAAAACGCCACGACCCAAGGTCGTGGCGTTTTTGTTTGTGCGGCTAGCTCGGCTTGTAGGACTTGCAGGCCTGACTGCCCACCGATCAGCGCGGGCCAGCGGCGGCCCGGCGACCGCAGCGCTCAGTCCCGTTCGAACAGCGCAATCGACTCCACATGCGACGTGTGCGGGAACATGTTCACCACGCCCGCGCCCACCAGCCGGTAGCCGGCATCGTGCACCAGCAGCCCCGCGTCGCGCGCGAGCGTTGCGGGCGCGCAGGAGACGTAGACGATGCGCTTCGGCAGCGGCCCATTGCCGCTCTGCGCAATCTCCACGAGCGCCCGGGCGACGGCCAGCGCGCCTTCGCGCGGCGGGTCGATCAGGAATTTGTCGAAGTGGCCGAGCGCGCGGAAGTCGTCGGCGGTGACTTCGAACAGGTTGCGGCACGCAAACGACGTATGTCCGGCCACACCGTTCAGCTCAGCATTCTCTAGCGCGCGCGAAGTCAGCGCCTCGCTGCCTTCGATCCCCACCACCTCCCGCGTAATCCGCGCGAGCGGCAGCGTGAAATTGCCGATCCCGCAGAACAGATCGAGCACCCGATCGGACCGCGCCGGCGCCAGCAACCGCAACGCGCGGCTGATCAGTACGCGGTTGATCGCGTGATTCACCTGGGTGAAATCGGTCGGTTTGAACGGCATGCGGATGCCGTATTCCGGCAGCGTGTAGTCGAGCTGCTGGTCGAGCGGATAGAACGGCGCGGCCGTTTCCGGGCCGCCCGGCTGCAGCCACCACTGCACCTTGTGCTGGTCGGCGAAATCGCGCAGCACCTGTTCGTCGGCCTCGGTAAGCGGCGCCAGGATGCGCAGCACCATGGCGGTGACCGACGAACCTACCGCCAGCTCGATCTGCGGCATACGCTCGTAAATCGATAGCTTGCGGATCATGAAGCGCAGCGGCATCAGCATGGCCGATATATGCGGCGGCAGCACCTCGCAGGTCTTCATGTCGGCGATATCGCTGCTTTTCTTCTCGTGAAAGCCGATCCGCATGCCGCCCTTTTCGGGCAGGAAACGCACCGCCAGACGGGCGCGATAGCGATAACCCCAAGCCGGGCCATGAATCGGCCGGAACACGGTTTCCGGACGCAGCTTCGCCAGATGCTGCAGATTGTCCTCGAGCACGCGTTGCTTGACGGCGACCTGCGCGCGGATGTCGAGATGCTGCATCGAACAGCCGCCGCAGGTATCGAAGTAGCGGCATTTAGGCTGCGTGCGGATCACGCTTTCGCGCAATACCTGCACGACCTCGGCTTGCTCGAATTTCGCCTTGCTGCGATGCGTCGAATAGCTGACGCGCTCGCCGGGCAATGCGCCTTCGACAAAAATCACCTTGCCGGGCGTGCCGTCTTCGGTCTCGACGCGGCCGACGCCGCGCGCTTCCATATCGAGCGAAACGATTTCAATGACCGGCTCGTTGCCGGTGACGACGAGTGCGGGCGCCGGCCGGGACGACTTCTGTCGCTTCGGCGAGCGACGATGGGGGGCAGTTCGGGACACCTGCGACTTCCTGACAAACTTGGGGGAAGGCGAGATTGTAGACGAAGCGCCCGCCTTGCCAGCGATTCGGGAAACGAAGCGCCAACGGCGAGCGGGCTAGCGGGCTATCGGCCTGCTACTGATCGAACGCCGCCAGGTACTCGGCCCATTGCGGCGCTGCTTCCTGCGCGAGCGCATTTTTCACCAGATTGATTTCGTCGGCATATTCTTCGGCGGAAAACGCGCCGCGAATCAGCTGGAACCGGCAATACAGCAGGTAAGTATTCACGACGTCGGTTTCGCAGTAATTGCGGATTTCTTCGATCCGCCCTTCCTGGTAGGCGTGCCACACCTGGCTACCGTCCATGCCCATCTTGCCGGGGAAGCCGCACATCTTGGCGAGCGCGTCGAGCGGCGCGTTGGCGCGCGCCTGGTACATGGCGAGCACGTCCATCAGATCCGTGTGACGCGCATGGTAGCGGCTGATGTAGTTGTTCCACTTGAACTCGCGGTCGTCCTCGCCGAGATCCCAGAAGCGGGGAGCGGGAATGCCGTTGACCAGCGCCCGGTAGTTCAGCACCGGCAGATCGAAGCCGCCGCCGTTCCACGACACGAGCTGCGGCGTGTACTTCTCGATCACGCGATAGAACGATTGCACCAGCGCGGCTTCACCGTCTTGCAGTGTGCCGAGCGAGCGCACGCGGAAGCCGTTGTTGTCGCGGAATACGCAGGAAATCGCCGCGACCCGTTGCAGGTGATGCGGCAGGA is a genomic window of Paraburkholderia bryophila containing:
- the rlmD gene encoding 23S rRNA (uracil(1939)-C(5))-methyltransferase RlmD, producing MSRTAPHRRSPKRQKSSRPAPALVVTGNEPVIEIVSLDMEARGVGRVETEDGTPGKVIFVEGALPGERVSYSTHRSKAKFEQAEVVQVLRESVIRTQPKCRYFDTCGGCSMQHLDIRAQVAVKQRVLEDNLQHLAKLRPETVFRPIHGPAWGYRYRARLAVRFLPEKGGMRIGFHEKKSSDIADMKTCEVLPPHISAMLMPLRFMIRKLSIYERMPQIELAVGSSVTAMVLRILAPLTEADEQVLRDFADQHKVQWWLQPGGPETAAPFYPLDQQLDYTLPEYGIRMPFKPTDFTQVNHAINRVLISRALRLLAPARSDRVLDLFCGIGNFTLPLARITREVVGIEGSEALTSRALENAELNGVAGHTSFACRNLFEVTADDFRALGHFDKFLIDPPREGALAVARALVEIAQSGNGPLPKRIVYVSCAPATLARDAGLLVHDAGYRLVGAGVVNMFPHTSHVESIALFERD
- a CDS encoding 3'-5' exonuclease, which translates into the protein MTPILVFDIETIPDVAGIRRLDNLPATLSDAEVAEHAFAARREKTGGDFLPHHLQRVAAISCVFRDNNGFRVRSLGTLQDGEAALVQSFYRVIEKYTPQLVSWNGGGFDLPVLNYRALVNGIPAPRFWDLGEDDREFKWNNYISRYHARHTDLMDVLAMYQARANAPLDALAKMCGFPGKMGMDGSQVWHAYQEGRIEEIRNYCETDVVNTYLLYCRFQLIRGAFSAEEYADEINLVKNALAQEAAPQWAEYLAAFDQ